One genomic window of Ctenopharyngodon idella isolate HZGC_01 chromosome 18, HZGC01, whole genome shotgun sequence includes the following:
- the LOC127500320 gene encoding extracellular calcium-sensing receptor-like — translation MVFAIEEINNRADILPGVSLGYKIYDSCGSIEMALRASLSLVNGENASQLSCQRPNTVQAIIAETSSTPTIATSSTVGPLHLPVVLNALREVSFYIETGEKVFFDKNGDPAARYDLLNWQQGEDGTTEFVKVGFYDASLQPGFQLSFNNISIVWAKNQHQVPVSVCSESCPMGTRKAVKKGKPVCCYDCIQCAEGEISNETDSVMCLKCPAEFWSNKWRDACVPKLVEFLSFEDVMGIILVVFSLLGVSFTLCIAVVFFVHKDTPIVKANNSELSFLLLFSLTLCFLCSLTFIGRPTEWSCMLRHTAFGITFVLCISCVLGKTIVVLMAFRATIPGSNVMRWFGPLQQRLSVITFTLLQIIICVLWLTISPPFPYMNMNYYQERIILECNLGSDFGFWAVLGYIGLLAVLCFILAFLARKLPDNFNEAKFITFSMLIFCAVWLTFIPAYVSSPGKFTVAVEIFAILASSFGLLFCIFAPKCYIILLKPEQNTKKHMMGKS, via the exons ATGGTATTTGCCATTGAGGAAATCAACAACAGAGCTGATATTCTTCCTGGTGTCAGTTTGGGTTACAAAATCTATGATTCATGTGGCTCTATAGAAATGGCTCTCAGAGCATCTCTGTCATTAGTTAATGGTGAAAATGCCTCTCAGTTGTCCTGTCAAAGACCTAACACAGTCCAAGCTATCATTGCAGAAACCTCCTCTACTCCAACTATTGCCACCTCTTCCACAGTTGGACCTCTGCATTTACCTGTG GTACTTAATGCCCTGAGAGAAGTGAGTTTCTACATAGAAACCGGTGAAAAGGTGTTCTTTGATAAAAATGGAGATCCGGCAGCAAGGTATGATCTCTTGAACTGGCAGCAGGGGGAGGATGGAACAACAGAGTTTGTTAAAGTGGGTTTCTATGATGCCTCTTTACAACCAGGATTTCAGCTTTCatttaacaacatcagcatagTGTGGGCCAAAAATCAACACCAG GTACCTGTGTCTGTGTGCAGTGAGAGCTGTCCCATGGGCACTAGGAAGGCTGTGAAAAAAGGAAAACCTGTCTGCTGTTATGACTGTATTCAGTGTGCAGAAGGAGAAATAAGTAATGAGACAG aTTCAGTGATGTGTCTCAAGTGCCCTGCTGAATTTTGGTCGAACAAATGGAGAGATGCATGTGTCCCAAAACTTGTGGAATTCTTATCATTTGAAGATGTGATGGGAATTATTCTAGTAGTGTTTTCTTTACTGGGCGTTTCTTTTACATTATGTATTGCTGTAGTTTTCTTTGTACACAAGGACACCCCCATAGTAAAAGCCAATAACTCAGAGCTGAGTTTCCTGCTGCTCTTTTCATTGACTCTCTGTTTTCTCTGTTCACTTACTTTCATTGGTCGGCCTACCGAGTGGTCCTGTATGTTGCGTCACACAGCATTTGGGATAACTTTTGTTCTCTGTATCTCCTGTGTTCTAGGCAAAACAATAGTGGTGTTAATGGCCTTCAGGGCTACAATTCCAGGAAGCAATGTCATGAGATGGTTTGGACCCTTGCAGCAAAGACTCAGTGTCATTACATTCACTCTATTACAGATTATAATTTGTGTGCTTTGGTTAACAATATCCCCTCCTTTCCCATATATGAACATGAATTATTATCAAGAGAGAATAATTCTAGAATGCAATTTAGGTTCAGATTTTGGTTTCTGGGCTGTTCTGGGTTATATTGGCCTACTGGCTGTCTTGTGCTTCATTCTGGCTTTTCTGGCTCGAAAATTGCCAGATAACTTCAATGAAGCCAAATTCATCACATTCAGCATGCTCATATTCTGTGCTGTCTGGCTCACATTTATCCCAGCTTATGTCAGTTCTCCTGGAAAATTTACTGTAGCTGTGGAGATATTTGCTATTTTAGCTTCAAGTTTTGGTTTGCTGTTTTGCATATTTGCTccaaaatgttacattattttactcaagccagaacaaaacacaaagaaacacatgatgggtaaatcataa